The following proteins are encoded in a genomic region of Streptococcus sp. 29892:
- the pduA gene encoding propanediol utilization microcompartment protein PduA: MANANALGMVETRGLVGAIEAADAMVKAANVTLVGKEQVGGGLVTVLVRGDVGAVKAATDAGAAAAENVGELVSVHVIPRPHSEVEVILPK; the protein is encoded by the coding sequence ATGGCAAACGCAAACGCATTAGGAATGGTAGAAACACGCGGCTTGGTTGGCGCAATCGAAGCAGCAGATGCAATGGTCAAAGCAGCAAACGTTACCCTTGTAGGTAAAGAACAAGTTGGTGGTGGTTTGGTGACTGTCTTGGTTCGTGGTGATGTTGGTGCGGTTAAAGCTGCGACAGATGCAGGTGCAGCAGCAGCAGAAAATGTTGGTGAATTAGTATCTGTACACGTCATTCCACGTCCACATTCAGAAGTAGAAGTAATTTTACCAAAATAG
- the eutD gene encoding ethanolamine utilization phosphate acetyltransferase EutD, protein MEIKELIDKIATRVQDELEGSFEIEASGRHIHLSQEDLETLFGKDYSLTKAKDLSQPGQFACKERLTILGPKGSFQNVVILGPVRGATQVEVSLTDCLKLGVNAPIRESGQIEDTPGIVLINGSKVVSLDKGLIVAKRHIHMTPEDAAKANVVNKEIVQVQVGGERGLIFDDVVIRVHPKFATYMHIDYDEANACGYKKGMRGRIIKKG, encoded by the coding sequence ATGGAAATAAAAGAGCTAATTGATAAGATTGCTACAAGAGTTCAGGATGAATTAGAAGGAAGTTTTGAAATTGAGGCGAGTGGACGCCATATCCACCTTTCTCAAGAAGATTTAGAAACCTTATTTGGAAAAGATTATTCTCTAACCAAAGCTAAAGATTTATCCCAACCTGGACAATTTGCTTGTAAAGAACGTTTGACAATTTTAGGTCCAAAAGGTTCCTTCCAAAATGTGGTGATACTCGGTCCTGTTCGTGGTGCTACACAAGTTGAAGTATCGTTGACAGATTGCTTGAAGCTAGGTGTCAATGCTCCTATTCGAGAGAGCGGACAGATTGAGGATACTCCAGGAATTGTCTTGATAAATGGAAGTAAGGTAGTATCTCTGGATAAGGGATTGATTGTTGCTAAACGTCATATTCATATGACCCCAGAAGATGCTGCTAAAGCTAATGTAGTGAATAAGGAAATTGTGCAAGTACAAGTAGGGGGAGAAAGAGGGCTGATTTTTGATGATGTAGTCATCCGAGTTCACCCTAAGTTTGCAACTTATATGCACATTGACTATGATGAAGCCAATGCTTGTGGATATAAAAAAGGAATGCGTGGTCGCATTATCAAAAAAGGATAG
- a CDS encoding ethanolamine utilization protein, translating into MDNLEFLVQEITNRLLDRLNSSSHQISLYLIGDKSVGGFLDGEYRIVEGIDEAEHIIANGLPLESLLRIAQLCPNSLEEMEVVTSLLAGRKVLVSKESFAIDCYRQSAKNLLFQELLQRKLKLEQYGVQFYSQKDLPALLKQEHMEVQSTHQTPEKNVSKKVKLITESRLRALELEDDGVFHVEKGTIITALARDYLNRRRITIIE; encoded by the coding sequence ATGGATAACTTAGAATTTTTAGTTCAAGAGATTACCAATCGCCTTCTAGACCGTCTGAATAGTAGTTCCCATCAAATCAGTCTGTATCTTATCGGTGATAAATCAGTAGGCGGTTTCTTAGATGGAGAGTATCGTATTGTAGAAGGTATTGATGAGGCAGAGCATATCATTGCAAATGGTTTGCCCTTAGAGTCCCTCTTGCGAATTGCTCAGCTTTGTCCCAATAGTTTAGAGGAGATGGAAGTTGTTACTAGTTTGTTAGCAGGTAGAAAGGTCTTGGTTTCAAAGGAATCATTTGCCATAGACTGCTATAGACAGTCAGCTAAGAACTTACTCTTCCAAGAACTACTTCAAAGAAAATTGAAACTGGAGCAATATGGTGTGCAGTTTTACTCACAGAAAGACTTGCCAGCCTTATTGAAACAAGAACATATGGAGGTTCAATCCACTCATCAAACTCCTGAGAAAAATGTTTCAAAGAAGGTCAAACTCATTACAGAATCTAGGCTGAGAGCTTTAGAATTGGAAGATGATGGAGTATTTCATGTTGAAAAGGGAACCATTATAACAGCCTTGGCGCGCGACTATCTAAATCGTCGTAGAATAACAATCATAGAATAA
- a CDS encoding EutN/CcmL family microcompartment protein has translation MFVGTVKGSLWATRKDENLNGLKFLVVERQLNEQQTDPSLVVVADCIGAGEGDQVMVTTGSAARVSLNRENVPVDMVVVAIIDKVEYTADAE, from the coding sequence ATGTTTGTTGGAACAGTAAAAGGGAGTCTTTGGGCTACTAGAAAAGATGAGAACTTAAATGGATTGAAGTTTTTAGTGGTCGAGCGCCAACTAAATGAACAACAAACAGATCCATCTTTGGTTGTTGTCGCAGATTGCATCGGTGCTGGGGAAGGTGATCAGGTAATGGTGACTACAGGCAGTGCAGCTAGAGTTAGCTTGAATAGAGAAAATGTTCCTGTTGATATGGTCGTTGTCGCAATTATCGACAAAGTTGAGTACACAGCTGATGCAGAATAA
- a CDS encoding ethanolamine utilization protein EutH, whose protein sequence is MSINEIIIYIMVLFMLAGAVDKCIGGKLGLSEKFEEGIMAMGALALSMAGIMVVAPLLADILKPIIVPLYGMVGADPSIFATTFIANDMGGAPLALSLADDPVVGNFAAYVLGSMMGPTIVFTIPVALGIIEKDDRPLLARGILYGLVTVPVGCLVGGFLVPGLSAGTLMINLIPIVIVSALIFVGLLLAPNGMIKGFEIFGHIIVVIATLGLAFGAAQLLTGNEWLNSLYPSGAETLMEAFGVVGSIAVTLAGAFGLVAIFTKVANKPLSAIGKSLGMNEVGAAGLVASLANNIAMFQMMKDMDKRGKIINVAFAVSASFVIGDHLGFTAGQNPDMILPMMVGKLVGGVTAVLLAFVLTKKEAE, encoded by the coding sequence ATGAGTATAAATGAAATCATCATCTACATCATGGTCCTATTTATGTTGGCCGGTGCAGTTGATAAATGTATCGGAGGGAAATTAGGACTTAGTGAAAAATTTGAGGAAGGTATCATGGCCATGGGGGCTTTGGCACTTTCGATGGCCGGTATTATGGTTGTTGCACCATTATTAGCGGATATTCTCAAACCAATTATTGTCCCACTATATGGCATGGTTGGAGCAGACCCATCTATTTTTGCTACAACGTTCATTGCTAACGATATGGGTGGAGCACCATTAGCTCTTAGTCTAGCTGATGATCCAGTAGTTGGAAACTTTGCTGCCTATGTATTAGGTTCTATGATGGGGCCAACTATCGTATTTACTATCCCAGTTGCCTTGGGAATCATCGAGAAAGATGATCGTCCACTATTAGCTAGGGGTATTTTATACGGCTTAGTGACAGTTCCGGTGGGTTGTTTAGTTGGAGGATTCTTGGTTCCAGGCTTATCTGCAGGAACATTAATGATTAACCTCATTCCAATAGTGATTGTTTCTGCATTGATTTTTGTCGGTCTATTATTAGCACCAAATGGAATGATAAAAGGATTTGAGATTTTTGGTCATATCATTGTAGTGATTGCAACTCTCGGTTTGGCCTTTGGTGCAGCACAGCTATTGACAGGCAATGAATGGTTAAATAGCCTTTATCCGAGTGGAGCTGAAACTCTTATGGAAGCCTTTGGTGTAGTTGGTTCCATTGCAGTGACCTTAGCAGGAGCCTTTGGTTTAGTAGCTATCTTTACAAAGGTTGCCAACAAACCACTCTCAGCAATTGGTAAATCTCTTGGTATGAATGAAGTCGGTGCAGCAGGTCTAGTCGCATCTTTGGCCAACAATATTGCCATGTTCCAAATGATGAAAGACATGGACAAACGAGGTAAGATTATTAACGTTGCCTTTGCTGTATCAGCATCATTTGTTATCGGCGATCACTTGGGCTTCACAGCAGGTCAAAATCCAGATATGATTCTTCCGATGATGGTCGGAAAATTGGTTGGTGGTGTAACAGCAGTCCTACTTGCTTTTGTGCTCACTAAAAAAGAAGCTGAGTAG
- a CDS encoding cupin domain-containing protein: protein MSDINRSQIEELVRKILLESFVAGDAFKKSSSTGIISLSLPHIEVRPEDRLDTGNSKDVVYTRDLLTLEESPRLGLGLMTMEKTTFPWHLDYDEVDYVIEGQLDIITGNEVMTAGPGEILFIPKGSDIQFSVKDMARFIYVTYPADWQNQ, encoded by the coding sequence ATGAGTGACATCAATCGTAGCCAGATAGAAGAACTGGTTAGAAAAATTTTATTAGAAAGTTTTGTAGCTGGAGATGCCTTTAAAAAGTCTAGTTCGACAGGTATTATTTCACTAAGCCTGCCTCATATTGAGGTTAGACCTGAGGATCGTTTAGACACAGGCAATAGCAAGGATGTGGTCTATACCCGTGACCTCCTAACTTTGGAAGAAAGTCCTCGTCTGGGACTTGGCTTAATGACAATGGAAAAAACAACATTCCCATGGCATCTTGACTATGATGAAGTGGATTATGTCATTGAAGGACAATTGGATATTATTACTGGCAATGAGGTGATGACCGCGGGTCCTGGTGAAATTCTCTTTATTCCTAAGGGAAGTGATATTCAATTTTCTGTCAAAGATATGGCAAGGTTTATCTATGTAACCTATCCTGCGGATTGGCAAAATCAATAA
- the pduB gene encoding propanediol utilization microcompartment protein PduB, whose product MANKCNVTEFIGSNPIGDTIGLVIANVDQQVLSAMKLEKSYRSLGVVGARTGAGPHIMAADEAVKATNTEIVKIELPRDTKGGAGHGSLIIFGGDDVSDVKRAVEVTLGDIARTFGDVYANEAGHIELQYTARASHACQAAFGAEVGRAFGLIVGAPAAIGVVMADTAVKAADVDVIGYASPGNGTSNSNETILFISGDSGAVRQAVISAREIGKELLGTLGDTPVNSQPSYI is encoded by the coding sequence ATGGCAAACAAATGTAATGTTACCGAATTTATTGGTTCAAACCCTATTGGTGATACTATTGGATTGGTGATTGCAAATGTCGATCAACAAGTACTCAGTGCGATGAAGTTGGAAAAATCTTACCGTTCACTTGGTGTGGTAGGTGCTCGTACTGGTGCTGGTCCTCACATTATGGCTGCAGATGAAGCAGTAAAAGCAACCAACACAGAAATTGTTAAAATTGAATTACCACGTGATACCAAAGGTGGTGCTGGTCACGGTAGCTTGATTATCTTTGGTGGTGATGATGTTTCAGACGTGAAACGGGCGGTAGAAGTAACTCTTGGTGATATTGCTCGTACATTCGGTGATGTCTATGCCAATGAAGCAGGGCATATCGAATTGCAATATACTGCTCGTGCTAGCCATGCTTGTCAAGCGGCTTTCGGTGCAGAAGTTGGTCGTGCCTTTGGTCTCATTGTAGGTGCACCAGCAGCAATTGGTGTTGTAATGGCTGATACAGCTGTAAAAGCTGCAGATGTTGATGTAATCGGATATGCTTCTCCAGGAAATGGAACAAGTAATTCAAATGAAACCATTCTCTTCATCAGTGGTGATTCTGGTGCTGTTCGTCAAGCTGTGATTTCTGCACGTGAAATCGGTAAAGAATTATTAGGTACGCTTGGTGATACTCCAGTTAACTCTCAACCTTCATACATCTGA
- a CDS encoding propanediol/glycerol family dehydratase large subunit gives MKSKRFEALSNRPINQDGFVTEWVEEGLIAMESPNDPKPSIKIVNGKVVELDGKPKEEFDLIDQFIANYGIDLAHAEEVVKMDSKEIANMILTPSVPRSEIVKLTKAMTPAKIVEVVSHMNVVEIMMAVQKMRTRKQTATQSHVTNVNDNPVQIAADAAEGALRGFAEQETTVAVARYAPFNALGIMIGSQVGRPGVLTQCALEEATELDLGMRGFTAYAETISVYGTEDVFTDGDDTPWSKAFLASAYASRGLKMRFTSGTGAEVQMGQAEGKSMLYLEARCLYITKAAGVQGTQNGSVSCIGIPAAVPSGIRAVIAENLIATMLDLECASSNDQTFTHSDLRRSVRTLMQLAPGTDFINSGYSSTPNYDNMFAGSNWDAEDYDDYNILQRDLRVDGGLRPAREEEVVQVRRKAAKVMQALFKGLGLPAITDEEVEAATYAHGSKDMPERDKVEDIKAAVNLLERGVQGVDLIKALANNGFPDVANELVNLFKQRVAGDFLQTSAIFDRNWNVISAINSPNDYVGVGTGHRLVGEEWEKVKNIPNAIDPRDI, from the coding sequence ATGAAATCAAAACGTTTTGAGGCATTAAGTAACCGCCCAATCAACCAAGACGGATTTGTAACAGAGTGGGTTGAAGAAGGTCTTATTGCAATGGAAAGCCCCAACGATCCAAAACCAAGTATCAAAATTGTCAATGGTAAAGTGGTTGAATTGGATGGGAAGCCAAAAGAAGAATTTGACTTGATTGATCAGTTTATTGCAAACTACGGTATTGATTTGGCTCATGCAGAAGAAGTAGTGAAGATGGACTCGAAAGAAATTGCCAATATGATTTTGACTCCTTCTGTACCTCGTTCTGAAATTGTTAAATTGACCAAGGCTATGACTCCAGCTAAAATTGTTGAAGTTGTCAGCCACATGAACGTAGTTGAAATTATGATGGCTGTTCAGAAAATGCGTACCCGCAAACAGACAGCTACTCAATCACACGTTACTAACGTAAACGATAACCCTGTTCAAATTGCAGCGGATGCGGCAGAAGGTGCCCTTCGTGGATTTGCAGAGCAAGAAACAACAGTTGCGGTTGCTCGCTACGCCCCATTCAACGCCCTAGGGATTATGATTGGTTCTCAAGTTGGTCGTCCAGGCGTATTGACCCAATGTGCCCTGGAAGAAGCAACTGAGCTGGACCTTGGTATGAGAGGATTTACAGCCTACGCTGAAACCATTTCTGTTTATGGTACTGAAGATGTCTTTACAGACGGTGACGATACTCCGTGGTCTAAAGCCTTCTTGGCATCTGCCTATGCTTCTCGTGGTCTGAAGATGCGTTTCACATCAGGTACTGGTGCCGAAGTGCAGATGGGGCAAGCAGAAGGCAAATCCATGCTCTATCTTGAAGCTCGTTGCTTGTATATTACAAAAGCAGCTGGTGTACAAGGTACCCAAAACGGTTCTGTATCTTGTATCGGTATTCCTGCGGCCGTTCCAAGTGGTATCCGTGCAGTCATTGCTGAAAACTTGATTGCTACCATGCTTGACTTGGAATGTGCTTCTTCAAATGACCAAACCTTTACTCACTCAGACCTTCGTCGCTCTGTCCGCACCTTGATGCAATTGGCACCAGGTACAGACTTTATTAACTCAGGTTACTCTTCTACACCAAACTACGACAATATGTTTGCTGGCTCTAACTGGGATGCAGAAGACTACGATGATTATAATATCTTGCAACGTGACTTGCGTGTTGATGGTGGTTTGCGTCCAGCTCGCGAAGAGGAAGTTGTTCAAGTTCGCCGTAAAGCAGCCAAAGTTATGCAAGCCCTCTTCAAAGGTCTTGGTTTACCAGCTATTACAGATGAGGAAGTTGAAGCAGCTACCTACGCCCATGGTTCAAAAGATATGCCAGAGCGTGACAAGGTTGAAGACATCAAGGCAGCTGTTAATCTCTTAGAACGCGGTGTACAAGGCGTAGACCTCATTAAAGCCCTTGCCAATAATGGTTTCCCAGATGTTGCCAATGAGCTTGTAAATCTCTTCAAACAACGTGTTGCTGGAGATTTCTTGCAAACATCAGCAATCTTTGACCGCAATTGGAATGTTATCTCTGCAATCAACTCACCAAATGACTATGTCGGTGTCGGCACAGGTCACCGTCTGGTTGGAGAAGAGTGGGAAAAAGTGAAGAACATTCCAAATGCCATTGATCCACGTGATATCTAG
- a CDS encoding propanediol/glycerol family dehydratase medium subunit, with protein MTTINEDVLRSIIAEVIKEVGLTNPTPATQTTTTTKKEVLPEKAVVRTIGVAKPSQSVDEVVIAVGPAFGTQQTKTMVDIPHTEVLRQVIAGIEEEGLKARVVKVYRSSDVAFVAVEGDHLSGSGISIGIQSKGTTVIHQRDLPPLSNLELFPQAPLLTADTYRLIGKNAAKYAKGETPNPVPTLNDQMARPKYQAYSALLHIKETKLVEKGRPADEIELI; from the coding sequence ATGACAACCATCAATGAGGACGTACTACGTTCCATTATTGCAGAAGTAATCAAGGAAGTTGGCCTGACAAATCCTACTCCTGCAACTCAAACTACTACAACTACCAAGAAAGAAGTCCTGCCAGAAAAGGCTGTTGTTCGCACCATTGGCGTTGCCAAACCAAGTCAATCTGTTGATGAAGTGGTTATTGCAGTTGGTCCTGCTTTTGGCACACAACAAACCAAGACCATGGTTGATATCCCTCATACCGAAGTGTTACGACAAGTGATTGCAGGTATTGAAGAAGAAGGGCTGAAAGCGCGTGTTGTCAAGGTTTATCGCTCATCAGACGTTGCCTTTGTGGCAGTAGAAGGCGACCACCTATCTGGTTCAGGCATTTCAATCGGTATTCAGTCTAAGGGAACAACAGTTATTCACCAAAGAGATTTACCACCATTGAGTAACCTAGAACTCTTCCCACAAGCACCACTCTTGACAGCTGATACCTATCGTTTAATTGGTAAAAATGCTGCTAAATATGCCAAAGGTGAAACACCAAACCCAGTTCCAACCTTGAATGACCAAATGGCTCGTCCTAAGTACCAAGCCTATTCAGCCTTGCTTCATATCAAAGAAACCAAGCTTGTTGAAAAAGGTCGTCCAGCTGATGAAATTGAATTGATTTAA
- a CDS encoding diol dehydratase small subunit yields MNGHDKPVTSGLPKGTEATAADYPIAQKHPDWIVVGDNKKFEDITLENIVNGSITSKDLRIKPEILLKQGEIARNAGREAIEYNFSRAAELTKVPDERVLEIYNALRPYRSSKQELLDIANELENVYGAKICSGFVREAAEHYERRKKLKGDN; encoded by the coding sequence ATGAATGGACACGACAAACCTGTAACCAGTGGTCTACCAAAAGGTACAGAAGCTACTGCAGCAGACTATCCGATTGCACAAAAACACCCAGACTGGATTGTTGTTGGTGATAACAAGAAATTTGAAGACATTACCTTGGAAAATATTGTCAATGGTAGTATCACTTCAAAAGACTTGCGGATTAAGCCAGAAATCCTCTTAAAACAAGGTGAAATCGCACGTAATGCAGGTCGTGAAGCTATCGAATACAATTTCTCACGCGCGGCAGAATTGACCAAGGTACCAGATGAACGTGTATTGGAAATCTATAATGCCCTTCGTCCGTACCGTTCTTCTAAGCAAGAACTATTAGACATCGCAAATGAACTTGAAAATGTCTATGGCGCGAAAATCTGTTCAGGATTTGTCCGTGAAGCAGCAGAACACTATGAACGCCGTAAGAAACTAAAAGGTGATAACTAA
- a CDS encoding diol dehydratase reactivase subunit alpha translates to MKYIIGIDIGNSSTESALAQLYDNGTVQFLSSAIADTTGIKGTKENVHGIYQSLKLLLEPTNLSIKDISLIRINEATPVIGDVAMETITETVITESTMIGHNPRTPGGLGLGVGYTVDILDLINKPMTDSYIVVASKQVDFDAVAQLINAYVSRGYKIVGAVLQADDGVLVNNRLEKKIPIVDEISYIDKVPLGMLAAVEVAEVGKVISQLSNPYGIATVFQLDAQDTKQVVPIARALIGNRSAVVIKTPKGDVQARTIPAGTIKIIGQQQNTSVDISKGAEAIMDHVSRIQHIENVLGEAGTNVGGMLEKVRLTMANLTEKQLDQIKIQDILAVDTFAPITVKGGLAGEFSMEQAVGIASMVNSDRLQMSLIAQEVEKELGVPVEIGGAEAHSAILGALTTPGTSQPMAILDLGAGSTDASIINQKGDIQAVHLAGAGDMVTMLINTELGLEDRHLAEDIKKYPLAKVESIFHIRHEDGSVQFFDKPLSGDLFARVVIVKDTGELVPLDTDYSIEKIKIVRQTAKERVFVTNAIRALKTVSPTQDIRDIPFVVIVGGSALDFEVPQLITDALSQSNIVAGRGNIRGASGPRNAVATGLVLSYCKEEWGDAYVLSSN, encoded by the coding sequence ATGAAGTATATTATCGGTATTGACATTGGAAATTCATCAACTGAGTCTGCCTTAGCTCAGCTATACGATAATGGAACCGTCCAGTTTCTGTCCTCTGCGATTGCAGATACAACTGGTATCAAGGGAACAAAAGAAAATGTTCATGGCATATATCAGTCCCTGAAATTACTCTTAGAACCAACCAATCTTAGTATCAAAGATATTTCTTTAATCCGTATCAATGAAGCAACTCCCGTAATTGGAGATGTTGCTATGGAAACCATTACGGAAACTGTCATTACAGAATCTACCATGATTGGCCACAACCCAAGGACACCAGGTGGACTTGGGTTGGGGGTTGGTTATACCGTTGACATCTTGGACTTGATCAATAAGCCAATGACAGATAGCTATATCGTTGTGGCTTCTAAGCAAGTGGATTTTGATGCAGTTGCTCAACTTATCAATGCCTATGTTTCAAGAGGATATAAGATTGTCGGTGCAGTCTTGCAGGCTGATGACGGTGTCTTAGTTAATAATCGCTTGGAGAAAAAGATACCGATTGTAGATGAAATTTCCTATATAGATAAGGTGCCTTTAGGAATGTTGGCGGCGGTTGAGGTTGCAGAAGTTGGTAAAGTTATTTCCCAACTCTCCAATCCTTATGGTATTGCGACGGTCTTTCAGCTTGATGCACAAGATACTAAGCAGGTCGTTCCGATTGCCCGTGCCCTGATTGGAAATCGTTCAGCCGTTGTCATCAAAACACCAAAAGGAGATGTTCAAGCAAGGACAATTCCTGCAGGGACTATCAAGATTATTGGTCAGCAACAGAACACCAGCGTGGATATTTCAAAAGGTGCAGAAGCCATTATGGACCATGTTTCCCGTATTCAACATATCGAAAATGTTCTGGGTGAAGCAGGCACAAATGTGGGTGGTATGCTTGAGAAAGTCCGGCTTACCATGGCAAATTTAACTGAGAAACAACTGGATCAGATTAAGATTCAGGATATTCTGGCAGTGGATACTTTTGCTCCTATCACCGTAAAAGGCGGTCTTGCCGGAGAATTTTCAATGGAGCAGGCCGTTGGAATTGCCTCCATGGTTAACTCTGACAGATTACAGATGTCCCTTATTGCTCAGGAAGTTGAAAAGGAATTGGGTGTCCCTGTTGAAATCGGGGGAGCTGAGGCCCACTCAGCTATTCTTGGAGCTTTAACAACACCAGGTACTAGTCAACCAATGGCTATTCTAGACCTTGGGGCTGGTTCCACAGATGCCTCCATTATTAACCAAAAAGGGGATATCCAAGCTGTTCACCTAGCTGGTGCTGGTGATATGGTCACCATGCTCATCAATACGGAGTTAGGTCTTGAAGATAGGCATTTGGCAGAGGATATTAAAAAATACCCCCTTGCCAAGGTAGAAAGTATTTTCCATATTCGTCACGAGGATGGTAGTGTCCAATTCTTTGACAAGCCTTTGAGCGGAGATTTATTTGCCCGAGTAGTCATCGTCAAAGACACCGGAGAATTAGTACCTCTTGACACAGACTATTCTATCGAAAAAATCAAGATTGTTCGCCAGACAGCCAAAGAAAGAGTCTTTGTGACCAATGCCATTCGGGCCTTAAAGACAGTCAGTCCGACGCAGGACATCAGGGACATTCCATTTGTGGTTATAGTAGGTGGTTCAGCCTTAGACTTTGAAGTACCGCAGTTGATAACCGATGCCCTATCTCAGAGCAATATCGTGGCAGGTCGAGGAAATATCCGAGGAGCTTCTGGACCAAGAAATGCAGTAGCAACAGGTTTGGTACTTTCATACTGTAAAGAAGAGTGGGGTGATGCTTATGTTCTATCAAGCAACTAA
- a CDS encoding glycerol dehydratase reactivase beta/small subunit family protein, which produces MFYQATKPVILIYKLGKVPEDKLTQLELGMEEEGIPFLKETIELSSESIVSLAHQAAQSSPLSVGLAINEREIVLHYRNLQTEQFFYRLSDYPNQSNRVLRILGTNAAKLVKGTPLIQDSALETSF; this is translated from the coding sequence ATGTTCTATCAAGCAACTAAGCCAGTTATTCTTATTTACAAGTTGGGAAAGGTGCCTGAAGACAAGTTGACTCAGTTAGAGCTTGGTATGGAGGAAGAAGGAATTCCATTTTTAAAAGAAACTATAGAACTTTCTTCGGAAAGTATCGTTTCTCTGGCCCATCAAGCTGCTCAGTCCTCACCACTCTCGGTTGGTTTAGCTATCAATGAAAGAGAAATTGTTCTCCATTATCGAAATTTACAAACGGAACAGTTTTTCTATCGTTTAAGTGACTATCCAAACCAGTCTAATCGTGTCTTAAGGATTTTAGGGACTAATGCAGCTAAACTTGTTAAAGGAACTCCATTGATACAGGATTCTGCCTTGGAAACATCCTTTTAG
- a CDS encoding GlcG/HbpS family heme-binding protein: MTQNQIDEILLQRIIQKCQELLEKKDDLHSINLYDLAFDIVNRAREKAQELKVPVVITLVDAGAHVILSYRMEDSLLVSYDMAYKKAYTAVGMKMQSKDLALLTKPNHWLFQLETMSEGQIVSLAGGIPIYSKGRIIGAIGISGGNAIEDQTIAEYAIEEINLK, from the coding sequence ATGACACAAAATCAAATCGATGAAATCCTGCTTCAAAGAATCATTCAAAAATGTCAAGAGCTCTTAGAAAAAAAAGATGATTTACACAGCATAAATCTCTATGACCTAGCTTTTGATATTGTAAATCGTGCCAGAGAAAAAGCACAGGAATTGAAAGTACCTGTTGTGATTACCCTGGTGGATGCAGGTGCTCATGTAATCCTATCCTATCGCATGGAAGATTCCCTTTTGGTTAGCTACGATATGGCCTATAAAAAAGCCTACACAGCTGTTGGCATGAAAATGCAGTCAAAAGACCTAGCTCTATTAACAAAACCCAACCATTGGCTCTTTCAACTAGAAACAATGTCAGAAGGTCAGATTGTTAGTTTAGCAGGTGGAATTCCTATTTATTCCAAGGGACGGATTATCGGAGCAATTGGTATCAGTGGCGGCAACGCCATAGAAGATCAAACAATTGCCGAGTATGCAATTGAAGAAATAAATCTAAAATAA
- a CDS encoding MIP/aquaporin family protein, with protein sequence MEKYIGEFLGTMVLIAFGTGFGSSISLKHALSKNMSPSFLTVIFAWGFAVMCGVYVAGFFETGGHLNPAVTIAFALGGLFDWSMVAGYIIAQILGAFTGAAIVVLHYYPHFQATTAEEGNSVGIFATGPAIPNTTFNFLSEVIATFFFIFVLLLMNTAGFAVGLAPVVVAFLVMAIGLSFGSTTGYAINPARDFGPRLAYALLPIPNKGGANWGYAWIPIVAPTVGATLAVFVFKALGMG encoded by the coding sequence ATGGAGAAATACATTGGTGAATTTTTAGGAACAATGGTTCTGATAGCCTTTGGTACAGGCTTCGGATCCTCAATTAGTTTAAAACACGCCCTATCCAAAAATATGTCCCCTAGTTTCCTAACTGTAATCTTTGCCTGGGGCTTTGCCGTAATGTGCGGTGTTTATGTGGCGGGCTTCTTTGAAACAGGTGGGCACCTAAATCCCGCAGTCACAATCGCTTTTGCCTTAGGTGGCTTGTTTGACTGGAGTATGGTGGCAGGTTACATCATTGCACAAATTCTCGGTGCCTTTACTGGTGCAGCAATCGTTGTTTTGCATTACTATCCACATTTCCAAGCAACAACAGCTGAGGAAGGGAATTCAGTCGGTATTTTTGCCACTGGTCCAGCTATTCCAAACACAACCTTTAACTTCTTGAGTGAAGTAATCGCGACCTTCTTCTTCATTTTCGTTTTGTTATTGATGAATACTGCAGGTTTTGCAGTAGGTCTTGCTCCTGTTGTAGTTGCTTTCCTAGTTATGGCCATCGGTCTTTCATTTGGTTCAACAACGGGTTATGCCATCAACCCTGCGCGTGATTTCGGTCCTCGTTTGGCCTATGCCCTCTTACCTATTCCAAATAAGGGCGGAGCGAATTGGGGCTATGCTTGGATTCCAATTGTAGCACCAACTGTCGGTGCAACTCTAGCTGTATTCGTATTTAAAGCCTTGGGAATGGGCTAA